The Rhododendron vialii isolate Sample 1 chromosome 5a, ASM3025357v1 genome contains a region encoding:
- the LOC131326377 gene encoding RING-H2 finger protein ATL33-like translates to MNIPTSPLNPPLPPPPPPPPAAAHHSGLSDSSPLLPIITILAFVIVVVLIYAFFFAIRCPTTISNRLRRSSGRPAGNSTSTSLGTNTDALDQLVSSVAYKEAADAGKDSGGECPVCLTAFVDGEVIREVKVCKHLFHDSCIEVWLRAHSNCPVCRVFVGTKRCKRPVVGGGGDEDFRQGLPDSAGLV, encoded by the coding sequence ATGAACATCCCAACATCACCTCTCAACCCGCCccttcctcctccaccaccaccaccaccggcggcTGCGCACCATTCTGGGCTCTCCGACTCGTCCCCTCTCCTCCCTATCATCACCATCCTCGCCTTCGTTATTGTCGTCGTGCTAATCTACGCCTTTTTCTTCGCCATAAGGTGCCCCACAACCATCTCCAACAGGCTTCGCCGGAGCTCGGGCAGACCCGCCGGGAATTCTACCTCGACCAGCCTCGGCACGAACACCGATGCCCTGGATCAGCTGGTTTCGAGCGTGGCATATAAGGAGGCGGCGGATGCTGGAAAAGACTCCGGCGGCGAGTGTCCGGTGTGTTTAACGGCGTTTGTGGATGGGGAAGTTATAAGAGAGGTGAAGGTATGCAAACACTTGTTTCATGATTCTTGTATTGAGGTGTGGCTCCGTGCTCACTCCAATTGCCCGGTTTGCCGGGTTTTTGTTGGTACGAAGCGGTGCAAACGGCCGGTGGTGGGCGGGGGCGGTGACGAGGATTTCCGGCAGGGTTTGCCTGATTCTGCCGGCTTAGTTTGA
- the LOC131326379 gene encoding beta-glucuronosyltransferase GlcAT14C, whose protein sequence is MKRSHIHLPRCLTRKWLIPVLFTSTISLISLLITTLPHHNPNPNPNPSIPISDSNSNLRTGPPELPRFAYYLSGGAGDGPRLKRLLQAAYHPRNFYLLHLDLEASDAERLELARYARAEEGVLRKFRNVMVVGKANLVTYKGPTAIACTLHAVAILLRKGRWDWFVNLSASDYPLVPQDDLLHIFSYLPRDLNFLEHTSNIGWKEFQRGRPIIVDPGLYHSKKSVVFGAKEKRSLPASFKLFMGSEWVVLSRSFLEFSIWGWDNLPRTLLMYYTNFMSPQEGYFHTVICNHKDYQNTTVNHDLHYIRWDDPPKQQPMNLTLGHFDEMIQSGAPFARNFVKDDPVLDKIDEEILGRSDGQFTLGGWCVGNSARDNDPCVVHGSPNAVRPSVSSRRLEKLILKLLDSENFRTKQCN, encoded by the exons aTGAAACGATCCCACATTCACCTCCCTCGCTGCCTCACCCGAAAATGGCTAATCCCCGTGCTATTCACCTCCACAATCTCCCTCATCTCCCTCCTCATCACAACCCTTCCCCACCacaatccaaaccctaaccccaacccGTCCATTCCAATTTCCGACTCGAATTCCAACCTCAGAACGGGCCCGCCGGAGCTGCCCCGGTTCGCGTACTACCTCTCCGGAGGCGCGGGCGACGGGCCGCGCCTGAAGCGGCTGCTGCAGGCGGCGTACCACCCGAGGAACTTCTACCTGCTGCACCTCGACCTTGAAGCCTCGGACGCCGAGCGGCTCGAGCTGGCCAGGTACGCGAGGGCGGAGGAGGGGGTGCTGAGGAAGTTCAGGAACGTGATGGTGGTGGGCAAGGCCAACCTGGTTACGTACAAGGGGCCCACGGCGATCGCGTGCACGTTGCACGCGGTCGCGATACTGTTGCGGAAGGGGAGGTGGGATTGGTTTGTTAATCTCAGTGCGTCGGATTATCCTCTCGTGCCGCAGGACG ATCTCCTCCACATATTCTCGTACTTGCCTAGGGATCTAAACTTCCTTGAGCACACAAGCAATATTGGCTGGAAAGA GTTTCAAAGAGGAAGGCCTATCATTGTAGATCCAGGCTTGTATCATTCAAAGAAATCCGTTGTATTTGGGGCCAAAGAGAAAAGATCTTTGCCTGCTTCGTTTAAGTTATTCATGG GATCTGAATGGGTAGTACTGAGCAGATCATTTCTCGAATTCTCCATATGGGGTTGGGATAATCTCCCGCGCACTCTCCTTATGTATTACACGAATTTCATGTCACCGCAAGAGGGCTACTTCCACACCGTGATATGCAACCACAAAGACTACCAGAACACCACGGTAAACCATGACTTGCACTATATAAGGTGGGATGATCCTCCGAAGCAGCAACCGATGAATCTGACGTTAGGTCATTTTGACGAAATGATCCAGAGTGGTGCCCCTTTTGCTCGTAACTTTGTAAAAGATGATCCGGTTTTGGACAAAATTGACGAGGAAATTTTGGGGAGGTCGGATGGACAATTTACGCTGGGGGGTTGGTGCGTGGGTAATTCTGCTAGAGACAACGATCCTTGTGTGGTTCATGGGAGTCCAAATGCAGTTAGACCTTCTGTAAGTTCGAGAAGGCTGGAGAAACTTATTTTGAAGCTTCTTGATTCCGAAAATTTCAGGACGAAACAGTGTAACTAA
- the LOC131326376 gene encoding uncharacterized protein LOC131326376, protein MVDLVLFMENHHLSTLLSMDSSGSSSHDIELNHHGALMCPPDINLPLSAEPSPPPQPWSSDPCDMLEVGLGPQVYETESFLSVPKVGRKGAKRLDCIWGAWFFFSSYFKPVLNEKSKAKIIRDSNGVSGFGKSDLQLDVFMVQHDMENLYMWVFKDRPENALGKMQLRSYMNGHSRQGERPFPFSVDKGFVRSHRMQRKHYRGLSNPQCVHGIEVVNAPDLMGLDEDERKRWVELTGRDLNFAIPLEAYEFSSWRNLPNTEFELERPPTIKSNPIPNPKKQLNGSSLNLSTQPSNVSNGDSMDLSPVSKRRKEFFPNGSDNTECYLAVDPNTERVVDMEIHPHESNWLNDFTGVMRNVYGPVTAAKTIYEDEESYLIMVSLPFVDLERVKVSWRNTLTHGIIKISCSSTSRVPYIKRRDRTFKLTDPSSEHCPPGDFVREIPLSTRIPEGANIEAYYDGPGSALEIMVPKLHVGPEEHEVRVCLRSSWEK, encoded by the coding sequence ATGGTAGATTTAGTTCTGTTTATGGAGAATCACCACCTGTCCACCCTTCTGTCCATGGATTCAAGCGGCTCTTCATCACACGACATTGAGTTGAATCACCACGGTGCTCTTATGTGTCCCCCTGACATCAATTTGCCCCTTTCTGCGGAGCCCAGCCCACCTCCACAGCCGTGGAGCTCGGACCCCTGTGATATGCTTGAAGTTGGGTTGGGTCCACAAGTGTATGAGACTGAGAGTTTTCTCAGTGTTCCCAAGGTCGGACGGAAAGGCGCAAAACGGTTAGATTGCATCTGGGGCGCTTGGTTTTTCTTTAGTTCTTACTTCAAGCCCGTCTTAAATGAGAAATCTAAGGCAAAGATAATAAGAGATAGTAACGGGGTTTCTGGGTTTGGTAAGTCTGATCTCCAGCTTGATGTTTTCATGGTTCAGCACGATATGGAGAATTTGTACATGTGGGTTTTTAAGGACAGGCCTGAGAATGCATTGGGTAAGATGCAGCTGAGGAGTTACATGAATGGCCATTCTAGGCAAGGAGAGCGTCCGTTTCCGTTTAGTGTGGATAAGGGTTTTGTTCGTTCTCATAGGATGCAAAGGAAGCATTATAGGGGGCTCTCGAATCCCCAGTGTGTCCATGGGATTGAAGTCGTCAATGCCCCTGATCTCATGGGTCTTGATGAGGATGAGAGGAAAAGGTGGGTGGAACTGACGGGTAGGGATTTGAATTTTGCAATTCCGCTAGAAGCTTATGAGTTCAGTTCATGGAGAAACCTTCCAAACACCGAATTTGAACTTGAAAGGCCTCCTACGATTAAGAGTAACCCGATTCCAAATCCTAAGAAACAGCTGAATGGATCCAGCCTGAATTTGTCAACTCAGCCCTCTAACGTTAGTAATGGTGATTCAATGGACTTGTCACCGGTTAGCAAGAGGCGGAAGGAGTTCTTCCCAAATGGGAGCGATAACACTGAATGTTACTTGGCTGTTGATCCTAACACTGAACGTGTTGTGGACATGGAAATTCACCCCCATGAATCGAACTGGTTGAATGACTTCACTGGGGTGATGAGGAATGTTTATGGGCCTGTTACAGCTGCAAAAACCATATATGAAGACGAAGAGAGTTACTTGATCATGGTCAGTTTGCCTTTTGTGGATCTTGAAAGGGTAAAAGTTTCGTGGCGTAACACCCTCACTCATGGGATCATTAAAATATCTTGTTCAAGCACTTCTCGCGTGCCATACATAAAGCGGAGGGACCGAACTTTCAAGCTTACAGATCCCTCTTCTGAGCACTGCCCTCCAGGTGACTTTGTTAGAGAGATCCCACTTTCCACCAGAATCCCCGAAGGTGCTAATATAGAAGCTTACTATGATGGACCAGGATCCGCATTAGAGATTATGGTGCCGAAACTCCATGTGGGTCCCGAAGAACACGAGGTTCGCGTTTGCCTTCGCTCATCTTGGGAGAAATGA